In Funiculus sociatus GB2-C1, the genomic window GAAACCGCGTAAAATCGTTAGGTTTGTATTCCACTCAACTGCGAACCGCTATAGCAGTTTCATTGATACAAAAAAACCCTGCGAACAGGGTTTTTTGTCAAGTAGCTATAGAGAAAAACGCAATGCAGCCATCACCCTGAGTCGAGATTGATTTCTTAAATTAAGGCAGAAATCGATCTAAAGCAGCCTTTAACTCTTCGATCTCAACTTCAATATTGCCTTCTTTGGCAGCACGACCGATACACTCAGTTAAATGCTCATCCAAAATCATCCGCGCCACCCGATCCAAAGCACCCCGCACGGCAGCAACCTGCACGAGGACATCAGGACAGGGGCGGCTTTCCTGTACCATCGTCTTAATGCCCCGGATGTGTCCTTCAATCCGAGATAGGCGGTTAATTACTCGTCGCAGTGATTCTTCGCTGTGGACGTGATGATGGGGCGACTCTTCATCCTCATGAGTATGCGGATGATCCTGAATCGGAAAGGTTTGGTCAAGTTTAGGGTTCGATCCAATCATGTAGAGTCGTCCATAAGGCATCTGTATAACATAATCTAACCTATCTGAGGGTCAGTACCTCTGGTAGTTTAAAGAAATTTGGGATGTAGGGAAAACCGCATCAGCGATCGCGTCTGAGGAAAGCCAATTCCACTGTAAAAATAGCTGTAGGGCTATTTATTGTTGCCGCCTAGACCATCACAAAGCTAAAAATTGATGCTATGCAGTTTCCATTTTCTCAATTTCCACGTCAAATCGCTACCTATCTATT contains:
- a CDS encoding metal-sensing transcriptional repressor — translated: MIGSNPKLDQTFPIQDHPHTHEDEESPHHHVHSEESLRRVINRLSRIEGHIRGIKTMVQESRPCPDVLVQVAAVRGALDRVARMILDEHLTECIGRAAKEGNIEVEIEELKAALDRFLP